One Anomaloglossus baeobatrachus isolate aAnoBae1 unplaced genomic scaffold, aAnoBae1.hap1 Scaffold_4285, whole genome shotgun sequence genomic window carries:
- the LOC142279264 gene encoding rootletin-like, with amino-acid sequence VEREKLKTAEDTLRLSAERGRLDRSLTTVEQELAEAQRQVQALEAQMADMEQTHAQSLMEAAARHRQELQVEIERLRSAQTQAERTLDARERAHRQRIRGLEEQISTLKEQLQQELRRCQTHYVPPLLSGK; translated from the exons GTCGAGCGGGAGAAGCTGAAGACGGCGGAGGACACGTTGCGTCTGTCGGCTGAGCGCGGTCGCTTGGATCGGTCACTGACTACAGTGGAGCAGGAGCTGGCGGAGGCGCAGAGGCAGGTGCAGGCGCTGGAG GCTCAGATGGCAGACATGGAgcagacgcacgcccagagcctgatGGAGGCGGCCGCCCGGCATCGGCAGGAGCTGCAGGTGGAGATTGAAAGGTTGCGGAGCGCACAGACCCAGGCCGAGCGCACACTGGATGCCAGGGAGAGGGCACACCGCCAGCGGATCCGCGGCCTGGAGGAGCAG ATCTCCACCCTGAAGGAACAACTGCAGCAGGAGCTGCGCCGGTGCCAGACTCACTACGTGCCACCACTGCTCTCCGGGAAGTGA